One genomic window of Methanospirillum lacunae includes the following:
- the hisC gene encoding histidinol-phosphate transaminase, with translation MNDSQPSILKQVPSHLQNISPYIPSKPDDILRKLFNAPFLHRMNNNENVLGPPQAAIDAIVRFDPVLIAQYPSGDSYYLRHRLSQLSGLSIDSFIIGNGANEGVNSIIHAFCKPGDNIITADKTFSVYEWVAGFSEIKTKLIPLKNNGFDSDAILAERDKNTKIIYLCNPNNPTGTYWNDKKLRNFLDMVHGEQIVVIDEAYAEYVAASDYPDGIKLISRYPNLVVFRTFSKMYGLASLRIGYLASSPMVADVIRRTSPVYSVNALAQAAAIGALQDDGSHIRNTRSMITESRHYMECELDKMGLEYISGEGNFILIHAPISDTLLYRRLMHHGYMVRPMTQFRFPNYIRVTFHQVQVMEGFLSVLPRCI, from the coding sequence ATGAATGATTCACAACCTTCGATCCTAAAACAAGTTCCTTCACATTTACAGAATATTTCCCCCTATATTCCCAGTAAACCTGATGATATACTAAGGAAGCTATTCAATGCCCCGTTCCTACACAGAATGAATAATAACGAGAATGTACTAGGACCCCCACAGGCGGCCATTGATGCAATTGTAAGATTTGATCCAGTTTTAATTGCACAATACCCCAGTGGAGATTCATATTACTTAAGGCATCGATTGTCACAACTCTCTGGGCTGTCAATTGATTCATTTATTATTGGTAATGGTGCAAATGAAGGTGTTAATTCAATCATCCACGCATTTTGCAAGCCTGGTGATAATATTATTACTGCAGATAAGACCTTTTCAGTGTATGAATGGGTCGCAGGATTCTCAGAAATAAAAACCAAACTCATTCCCCTTAAGAATAATGGATTTGATAGTGATGCAATCCTAGCCGAACGAGATAAAAATACTAAGATTATCTATCTCTGTAATCCCAATAATCCGACAGGAACATACTGGAACGATAAAAAACTCAGAAATTTTCTTGATATGGTGCATGGTGAGCAGATAGTTGTTATTGATGAGGCGTATGCAGAATATGTTGCAGCTTCGGATTATCCGGATGGTATTAAACTCATCTCACGTTATCCGAATCTCGTAGTATTCAGAACATTTTCCAAGATGTACGGTCTCGCAAGTTTACGAATCGGCTATCTGGCATCGAGTCCCATGGTTGCTGATGTTATCAGACGCACCTCACCAGTGTATTCTGTAAATGCCTTGGCGCAAGCTGCTGCAATCGGTGCTCTTCAAGATGATGGTTCTCATATCCGCAACACTCGATCCATGATTACTGAGTCGCGACATTATATGGAATGTGAACTAGATAAGATGGGGCTGGAATACATTTCAGGAGAAGGTAATTTTATTCTGATTCATGCACCTATTTCAGACACACTATTGTATCGACGGTTGATGCATCATGGATATATGGTCAGACCTATGACCCAGTTCCGATTCCCTAACTATATCCGGGTTACTTTTCATCAGGTACAAGTTATGGAGGGTTTTTTGTCAGTCCTGCCGAGGTGTATCTGA